TTCAAAATTTTAAGATGGTAGATATGTGGCTAGGGATCCTCCCGTCATTCTCTCCTTTCCTTTATCTTTGcaccaaaaatagaaaataattgaCGACTGTCATGAAACTGTTGGGTACGTATTCTGACCATTTCTTGAGGAACTAAAATTTGGCTCATGCACCCCCTGTGTCTGTATATAAAGGTTGATGGAGATGAGAGCAGGAACGAAAAAAGGACAAGGCTTCTTTTCTCTGCATATTGGCTGTTCTCCCCTATCCATAATCACCTGTAGCTCCAATGGCTTCTTCCACCATGAGCAGATGGTTGAAGCCTGAGGTAATCAGTGTTATCCATCACCAAGCATTTGTTCTTTTGTCTGAACTAGATTACTTTTAGCTGTCTCCTATATTAATATCATttctatttttcttgcaattatttACAACATGTTGGAGCTTGCCCGTTCTATCAAAACTATTCTTTCATGTATGTACTACTCTGGTATTTCTTCACTGGGAGGTCCTCAGATGCATTTGGTAGATAATTCTCTTGGGCCATGTCATGAACCATGGCACTCTAAACCTTAGAGTTCCCATTAATATCGATCTATTAGTCAAACTCTTTATTATGACCCGCAGCGAGTTGAGGCATGCACATGCCTTTTGGATCACACAATCATGTTATACCTTTCTATATATAAACACAAGTGAAGGGTCGCTTAATGCGGTTTGACAATCATAAAAAtcctatttttttataatattgatATTTAAATTAGCAACTGTTTTCCTCTCTTGTCTTAGGTCTTATTTGGCTAAGGTTTTAGAGTGCCAGAAAACATTTTCTGATTCTCAAAAGTACTTTGGGATGATATAGTAATGTTAGATAAAAAAACAGAAAACTgttttattttgttgaaaaacTGAAAAAAGCTAAGCTCTATTTTAAAGTTTTTCCAAAAATACTTTCTGACTAATATGAAAAACTATTTtgatttaaatgagatttttttaataataaaaatattcactaacaaatttcataattatatcatattattatattataaatataatataatataataataaattaatattatgatatttataaatatataatataatctattatagtattattatattattaaaatataatatgatataataatatttattaataatatgatattattatattataatataatataatttattatatatattatattatatattatatcataatcataataatattatattatatatatattatattatattatattctgtgataataatattatataataaaataatattttaaaattaataatatttatgctACAGACATATAgtataatctattatattataatttattattagattagattataatccattATTTTAAGTTcattatatattacatcataattataataatattatattatagtgtatattatattatattaaattatacgataataatattacataataaaataatattttaaaatataataatatttatgttatatacatataatataatctattatagtattattatattataataatacaatataatataataatattttaataataatatgatattattatattatattataatctattattacattagattataactaatatatgatattatattataaattatattataattataatcatatgatattgtattataatattatgttatattatatgataatgatagtatatagtataataatattttaatatatatattatattatattattctctACGATACAATACTATGCAATATCTTTTATTATCACTTTATCATAccaaaagtatatattttttttaattttagttatGAAACATATATTAAAATTTCAAAGCACATTATAAATATGGTTACCAAATATCAAATAGTTTTTTGTAAAAGTTCTATTTCCAAAAATTCTACTTCTCAAAAACTCTATTTCTAAAGGCTCCAAAAGCTCTATTGCCAATAGCAATCCCAAACAAGACCTTAATTTAGTACTAtacaatgaaaaaatatattagcgtAGCATTCACACCTTTAGGTGACCAACCACATCATGTACATATGTTTCAGCCATGCCATTATGACATACTACATTTTTTTTTCAGCTATAAATGACATTCTGTATTGTTACCTAATCTTTCATCCTCAAGTTTCACCACATAGGACTCACAAACCAAGACTTGGTTTTATGTTTCTATGCTTGGAATTCACTTTTAAAAGCAGTGCTGGTTGATCTGATGTTTACATTATTCATCACCTCATGATATAAATGTGTGCATGCCCATGTTTATGTGCATGTGCAGACATAAGTGCAAGTGTGTTTGTATGTGCATGCCTATGTGTGGGGACACACATGCAGAAAAATAGACAAATCCATTGGTGTTGGATAATTCTACTAACAATGAAACTTCAAAGGTTTTGAAATCTCACCAACTTCATATTTGTCTTCAGCAATGCTAATATAACCAAAAAGGGTGTAAAATGATTAGAATACCTAATATTCTATGCATGCTAAATAGAAGTGTCATGAGTCTAATCATTTTTCTACTCGAAGGATGAGGTCTCATGTTGTTCTCATATTGGAATCTGTAGGTATATCCACTCTTGGCTGCGGTTGGTGTTGCTGTTGGTATGTGTGGCATGCAGTTGGTACGTAACATCACCACCAACCCTGAAGTGAGGTATGCCTTTGCTCTTAATATTTGTTTCGAGCCCCTAGATTAGCATCTATTCTAATGGATGAAGTGAGCAGCATGGATTCAGTATCCAAGTCTTGATACCTTACCTACTTCAATAAAAATGCACTTGCTCGTTTCTACTGTAATGGCTTCCTTTATGATTCATACGTTGTACTTCCCGAAGGCACAATAGTTTAAATCTTAATTATCTCATTCCTTTGTTTTAACAATGtccttttctttcaaatttaGCTGATGTCCATTGCCATAGGTTATGAGATTCCAAGAATCTCTCCTGGTTAACATTAATTTATTTTGCTCCGAGTTTTCTGATAGAAGTTTGTTGAGGTTATTGGGAAGTGGAGAAGAGATTTTAGAAGGGAAATTGTTTATATGAGTTTGAGGGCATTTTGATACAGTACCATGATTTTGTAAGGCCTGAAAGCAATTTGAGCTGTTAGATCCAAAAAAATGTCATTACCTTTGGATAAAGGAATCCAGGTATCTTGAATCGTAACTTCTTTCTGGTTGAATTCGCCTTTGCAACGACactgattgaatatataagttgTTTATATGCCTATTAGAAAACTTGGGAGTGCATTGTTGGCTTGCATAACTATGTATATTTTAGATGAAGGAATTGGCCAATGACTTTTCATTCACTTTGACATTGCCAAGACTGTATTTAACACATGTTTTTTAACTAGGTATCTGAGACATTGCTAAATTAAGTGGTTGCTTGGTTTTCATATCTAACTTGACTATGTTAGGTCTGTTCTATCATAGTCCTGGCTGGTAGATGAGAGCAAGGGAATAACTTCTATAGCTTGTGAATTTTAATACTTCTGATGTTTCTAACAAAATCAATTGCTTTCTTGTATTTTTGGAGAATAATGAAGGTAAAAGAACATATAATAGAAATAACAATCCTATATTAATTTTGTTGACAGGGTTACCAAACAAAATAGAGCTGCAGGAGTGCTTGATAATTttgcagagggagagaaatatgCAAAGCATGGCCTCCGAAAATTTCTCCGCAACAAAGCCCCTGAGATCATGCCCTCTGTAAACAAGTTCTTTTCAAGTCCAAACTGAGAGACCATTTTGGAAAGCttacaaataaaaatttttaatttaatgatgttGTTGCATTGGAGTAGAACTTATTTTCTCAATAGGGCAATTATGCCTGCAACAGGAGTACATCTGTTATGATCTATATAACATTTGTTGAGTAAAGTTGTCATTGAAGTTATCTCTTTTTTGGATCGATATATAATTAACTTTAAGTATTTACTTGTCCCCATTCATTGCTTGTGGTTACAATTTGTCTAAGATTTAGATcttgttaaaatttatttttatttggtcACATATAACATGGAAAAATCATGATTTCTACCACAACATAGGTGTAAGCTTGGTGGGTGTTAGTTTTCATTATCGTGATTCTTATAATTTTGTTTGAATCACTAATACCTATTTTTGGACCGCATTTGAGATTTCAGCGGTTATTCTATGTTGACTTATTGCAATTTGTTTGATTTGGCTAGGCTTGACCTAGGAAGATTTCCAACTTGGTGGATTGATGATTTTATGTGATACCTTAAGCAGCCATTTTACCATCAACAAAATAACATATATGTCTAGGAGAAGAACCCTCAATAATGAAGGATGTAGTTTAAGTTCTCACATAGGGCAATAATCATAGGCATGTAAAACTATTGCTTGTTCAAATCTACCACAACCTTAAGCAATTCAGATATCTTCCTAATTTTTGTACTTTATACATTTGGTTTTAATGTGCTTTGTTGTATGCGATGTTGGAGACTTGATTTCAAAATCGAATTAAGCTAATGGAGTTTCAGTTTTGACGGTTTTACTCCAGTTTTGGTCTTTCA
The DNA window shown above is from Elaeis guineensis isolate ETL-2024a chromosome 8, EG11, whole genome shotgun sequence and carries:
- the LOC105034337 gene encoding uncharacterized protein, with product MASSTMSRWLKPEVYPLLAAVGVAVGMCGMQLVRNITTNPEVRVTKQNRAAGVLDNFAEGEKYAKHGLRKFLRNKAPEIMPSVNKFFSSPN